The following proteins come from a genomic window of Aricia agestis chromosome 19, ilAriAges1.1, whole genome shotgun sequence:
- the LOC121736718 gene encoding zinc finger protein 709-like: MERRTINITKTHLQQVYEKIAGYDIQDAMFLCFICRTRLQQCYQFWLLVHRAESVFKNFGNNHKLFQAVNVLKPQKPLLELCTTDVVNISILLNEEAVKLEDDIKSEDQCDEGTTKSEVNDFDRTDDFNRSSDSEDDLPLKDIKVKQEMEQGEGKKTEVEIKIMEKEAIELHAKEITLSLAEQLQELRARAASDNYVHAAYRCELCYRGYVDPVAYENHKEKHDKRAGDHECGVCRLRYVSGRQLRAHAAAAHERRYLCARCPHRSHTRYQAVEHELWHRGHTYRCDPCGLAFAKPTTYMTHMRKRHAGEHACARCGESFASAHGLRLHAAKTHGRQLSETTPEAKAGGGAGEVDGKVGGANQCAECGLRFISEAARRRHVLTAPAHHLWTDKGLCALCGAAVRGVDRRTHARRHRAEIAPRPRAPPRPKPNLRCEQCDATLSSVSNLNAHVRRVHLGEPVARPHVCELCGVRCTSRATLRYHQRRHTGEKPHVCACGARFALSSALRVHARTHSGERPYRCSVCGKRFSQKPSLNKHYRVHTGAKPFECQFCGRAFSQTNSLKCHVRAVHHKISPNKKKTDKNKKDTEPVKQ; this comes from the exons ATGGAAAGGAgaacaataaatattacaaaaacacACTTGCAGCAAGTTTACGAAAAAATAGCTGGTTATGAT ATTCAAGATGCAATGTTCTTATGTTTCATCTGTCGCACTCGACTGCAGCAGTGCTACCAGTTCTGGCTGCTTGTACACAGAGCCGAAAGTGTTTTTAAAAACTTTGGAAACAATCACAAg TTGTTTCAAGCGGTCAATGTGTTGAAGCCACAGAAGCCACTATTGGAGCTATGCACAACTGATGTGGTCAATATCTCAATATTGTTGAACGAAGAGGCAGTAAAACTCGAAGATGACATCAAATCAGAGGACCAGTGTG ATGAAGGAACAACTAAATCGGAAGTTAATGACTTTGACAGAACAGATGATTTCAATAGAAGCTCGGATTCAGAAGATGATTTGCCACTCAAAGACATTAAAGTTAAGCAGGAGATGGAGCAGGGAGAGGGAAAGAAGACTGAAGTGGAGATCAAGATAATGGAAAAAGAGG CTATAGAACTCCACGCGAAGGAGATAACACTCAGCTTGGCGGAGCAGCTGCAAGAGCTGCGCGCGCGCGCCGCCAGCGACAACTACGTGCATGCTGCGTACCGCTGCGAGCTGTGCTACCGCGGCTACGTCGACCCCGTCGCGTATGAGAATCATAAAGAGAAACATGACAAG CGCGCAGGCGATCACGAGTGCGGCGTGTGCCGGCTGCGGTACGTGAGCGGGCGGCAGCTGCGCGcgcacgccgccgccgcgcaCGAGCGCCGCTACCTGTGCGCGCGCTGCCCGCACCGCTCCCACACCAG GTACCAGGCGGTGGAGCACGAGCTCTGGCACCGCGGCCACACGTACCGCTGCGACCCCTGCGGCCTCGCCTTCGC CAAGCCGACGACATACATGACGCACATGCGCAAGCGTCACGCGGGCGAGCACGCATGCGCGCGCTGCGGGGAGAGCTTCGCCAGCGCGCACGGCCTGCGCCTGCACGCCGCCAAGACACATGGCAGACAACTg TCAGAAACTACGCCGGAGGCGAAGGCGGGAGGCGGGGCGGGGGAGGTGGACGGCAAAGTGGGCGGGGCCAACCAGTGTGCGGAGTGCGGGCTGCGGTTTATAAGCGAGGCCGCGCGCCGCCGACACGTACTCACCGCGCCCGCGCACCACCTGTGGACCGACAA GGGTTTATGTGCGCTGTGCGGCGCGGCCGTGCGCGGCGTGGACCGCCggacgcacgcgcgtcgccacCGCGCCGAGatcgcgccgcgcccgcgcgcCCCGCCCAGACCCAAACCCAACTTACGCTGTGAACAG TGCGACGCGACGCTGTCGTCAGTGTCGAACCTGAACGCGCACGTGCGGCGCGTGCACCTCGGCGAGCCCGTCGCTCGCCCCCACGTGTGCGAGCTGTGCGGCGTGCGCTGCACC TCTCGCGCGACGCTCCGCTACCACCAGCGGCGGCACACGGGCGAGAAGCCGCACGTGTGCGCGTGCGGCGCGCGGTTCGCGCTGTCGTCGGCGCTGCGGGTGCACGCGCGCACGCACTCCGGCGAGCGTCCCTACCGCTGCTCCGTCTGCGGGAAGCGCTTCTCGCAGAAACCCTCGCTTAATAAACACTATAGG gtgcacacgggcgccaagCCGTTCGAGTGTCAGTTCTGCGGGCGCGCCTTCAGTCAGACCAACTCGCTCAAGTGTCACGTCCGCGCAGTCCACCACAAAATATCCCCCAACAAGAAGAaaacagacaaaaataaaaaagataccGAACCTGTAAAACaataa